Proteins encoded together in one Musa acuminata AAA Group cultivar baxijiao chromosome BXJ3-6, Cavendish_Baxijiao_AAA, whole genome shotgun sequence window:
- the LOC103987683 gene encoding uncharacterized protein LOC103987683 translates to MVGDAAVADKPSVSPASGDFVIRHWRRFRPATRPVALDVGRASPGDFERGHRTGYTSLRDLIGSPPLPSGALSPASPCGGDAGGEIRIKNRLVKQAAYAYLQPTPSAGGHDLHRRRRCFRSLRQALVFLTCGIAVEPLDSCIEFLRRLFRRPRR, encoded by the coding sequence ATGGTGGGGGACGCCGCCGTGGCCGACAAGCCCTCGGTGTCGCCGGCGAGCGGCGATTTCGTCATCCGCCACTGGCGGCGGTTCCGCCCGGCGACCAGACCGGTGGCCCTGGACGTCGGCCGCGCCTCCCCCGGTGATTTCGAGCGCGGCCATCGGACCGGATACACCAGCCTCCGCGACCTCATCGGCTCGCCTCCGCTCCCAAGCGGGGCCCTGTCCCCGGCCTCCCCCTGCGGCGGCGACGCGGGAGGGGAGATCCGGATCAAGAACCGCCTCGTGAAGCAGGCGGCGTACGCGTACCTCCAGCCGACACCGTCCGCGGGGGGGCACGACTTGCACCGCCGTCGCCGCTGCTTCAGATCGCTCCGGCAAGCCCTTGTGTTCCTCACATGCGGCATCGCGGTGGAGCCGCTCGACTCCTGCATCGAGTTCCTCCGCCGCCTCTTCCGCCGTCCACGGCGATGA
- the LOC135640571 gene encoding NDR1/HIN1-like protein 10, whose translation MINEGVDAIATERRGPFWFPSPYLHPAAWLQYEVSSNSLLHCNWNAYPSHVEAPNIMANSSRGSRDTSGSGGCCCKLLCSLVQLVISLGLVVLIWWLIFHPRLPRASVQEAQLMSFSLADNSTALLFNLTVGLALRNPNKRVGIYYDSLVVAALYHGVLLQTAPLPTFYQHHKNTTAFRPEFGGKATDAGSVAVFYGKEKSERRDFNFEVKLRARIRMKVWFIKIGHFNPVFDCKVRVLVPQDGGMSATFRISECDR comes from the exons ATGATCAAT GAAGGCGTCGACGCAATTGCTACCGAACGAAGGGGCCCGTTCTGGTTCCCATCACCTTATCTACATCCTGCTGCTTGGCTACAA TATGAAGTGAGCTCGAATTCTCTTCTGCACTGCAATTGGAATGCGTATCCGAGCCATGTCGAG GCACCAAACATCATGGCGAACTCCTCCCGTGGCAGCCGCGACACCTCCGGCAGCGGCGGCTGCTGCTGCAAACTCCTCTGCAGCCTTGTTCAGCTCGTCATCTCCCTCGGCCTCGTCGTCTTGATCTGGTGGCTCATTTTCCACCCTCGCCTCCCCCGGGCCTCCGTCCAAGAGGCCCAGCTCATGTCGTTCAGCCTCGCCGACAACTCCACCGCCCTCCTCTTCAACCTCACCGTCGGCCTCGCCCTCCGCAACCCCAACAAGCGCGTCGGCATCTACTATGACTCCTTGGTGGTTGCCGCCCTCTACCACGGGGTTCTGCTGCAAACGGCGCCGCTCCCGACATTCTACCAGCACCACAAGAACACCACCGCGTTCCGCCCGGAGTTCGGCGGCAAAGCGACCGACGCCGGCTCCGTGGCCGTGTTCTACGGGAAAGAGAAGTCGGAGCGGAGGGACTTTAACTTCGAGGTGAAGCTCCGCGCCAGGATAAGGATGAAGGTGTGGTTCATCAAGATCGGCCACTTCAACCCCGTGTTCGACTGCAAGGTGCGCGTCCTGGTGCCGCAGGACGGCGGCATGTCCGCCACGTTCCGGATCTCGGAGTGCGACCGTTGA